One part of the Lycium ferocissimum isolate CSIRO_LF1 chromosome 8, AGI_CSIRO_Lferr_CH_V1, whole genome shotgun sequence genome encodes these proteins:
- the LOC132068662 gene encoding UDP-glycosyltransferase 92A1-like: MGDPQEHIVMFPFLAIGHMIPFLALAKKIQERTNYKITIVSTPFNIKYLSSTIAKDSTQQIQNPNNISLVSLPYNSSDHGLPPNTENTEALPLKDMVTIFNSTFSLKDPLKKLILEIIETDGKSPLCIISDTFMGFASEVAKSCGIFHVSFTTAGAYGTAAYLSIWLNLPHLLAIDGVFKMPGFDDSCSLFSVNQLHPFMKSANGNDPWSKVLKSLLSPSFDSLGFLCNSVEEIEPMGIKAIKNLTKLPVWCIGPLLPQFILKKGDKDQIFEPRIGKDHGLSPEKCISWLDKHPQSSVLYISFGSQNTISTSQMMALALGLEESEVPFIWVIRPPIGFDIKGEFRSEWLPKGYQERMLKSQKGLIVKSWAPQLQILSHNSTGAFLTHCGWNSVLESLSQGVPIISWPLAAEQAFNSKMLMEEMGVCVELTKGFSSVVEKEDVKKVVDIVLGKNGKGKEMKEKANEIGMCIRGAVKEEGNVKGSSVKALDDFISTLLSRRNMSS; the protein is encoded by the coding sequence ATGGGAGACCCTCAAGAACATATTGTAATGTTTCCATTTCTTGCAATTGGCCATATGATTCCTTTCTTAGCCTTAGCCAAAAAAATCCAAGAAAGAACTAACTACAAAATCACCATAGTTAGTACCCCTTTTAATATCAAATATCTTAGTTCCACCATAGCCAAAGATTCAACACAACAAATACAAAATCCAaataatatttctttagtttcaCTACCTTATAATAGTTCTGATCATGGTTTACCACCCAATACAGAAAATACAGAAGCCTTGCCTTTAAAAGACATGGTGACAATTTTCAATTCTACATTCTCTCTTAAAGATCCACTTAAAAAATTGATCTTAGAGATTATTGAAACAGATGGTAAGTCTCCACTTTGTATAATATCTGATACATTTATGGGATTTGCTAGTGAAGTTGCAAAATCTTGTGGTATTTTTCATGTAAGTTTTACTACTGCTGGTGCATATGGGACAGCAGCATATTTATCAATATGGCTAAATCTTCCACACTTATTAGCTATTGATGGTGTTTTTAAAATGCCaggatttgatgattcttgttctcttttttctGTTAATCAACTTCATCCTTTTATGAAATCAGCAAATGGTAATGACCCTTGGTCTAAAGTGTTGAAATCTTTGTTGTCACCTTCTTTTGATTCTTTAGGATTTTTGTGTAATAGTGTTGAGGAAATTGAACCTATGGGAATAAAAGCAATCaagaatttgactaaacttcCTGTTTGGTGTATTGGACCTTTGCTTCCACAATTTATTCTCAAGAAAGGTGATAAAGATCAAATCTTTGAACCAAGAATTGGAAAAGACCATGGATTGTCACCTGAAAAATGTATTTCTTGGTTGGACAAACATCCTCAAAGCTCTGTTCTTTACATATCTTTTGGTTCACAAAACACAATTAGTACTTCTCAAATGATGGCATTGGCTTTGGGGTTGGAAGAAAGTGAAGTTCCATTCATTTGGGTGATTAGGCCACCTATTGGATTTGACATAAAAGGTGAGTTTAGATCTGAATGGTTACCAAAAGGGTATCAAGAAAGAATGTTAAAGAGCCAAAAAGGTCTAATAGTGAAATCTTGGGCACCCCAATTGCAAATCTTGAGTCATAATTCAACCGGGGCATTCTTGACTCACTGTGGATGGAATTCGGTATTGGAGAGTTTGAGCCAAGGGGTGCCTATTATTAGTTGGCCTTTGGCTGCTGAACAAGCATTTAATTCAAAGATGTTAATGGAAGAAATGGGGGTTTGCGTTGAGTTAACTAAAGGGTTTTCAAGTGTTGTTGAAAAAGAGGATGTGAAGAAAGTGGTTGACATTGTTTTGGGTAAAAATGGAAAAGGGAAAGAAATGAAGGAAAAGGCTAATGAAATTGGGATGTGTATTAGAGGAGCTGTTAAAGAAGAGGGGAATGTTAAGGGCTCTTCTGTTAAAGCATTGGATGATTTCATATCTACTCTACTTAGTAGAAGAAATATGTCATCTTAA